One window of the Esox lucius isolate fEsoLuc1 chromosome 8, fEsoLuc1.pri, whole genome shotgun sequence genome contains the following:
- the suco gene encoding SUN domain-containing ossification factor isoform X6, translating to MKRLRVLVCLIAALLCWYPSSHVLCSEHGSSGPGVFSGGSSPPERHHDHEQSLGTERKMEEESRTHTHTSYDVGLEAEKAALDEPNTHNTEQNVNQQEPVVADVWSPPERHSDPGTPAAEPHTHTDTDLQTNRRTHTHTDSEPDIQPPPLQDQGPPLSSPPPWVDEPAEGQASTDPSPAPAPCGEPLADPSPAPAQTSSEPLATHSTAPAQTSSEPLATPSPALAETPREPSADRSPAPATEAPQQTPTSELPAAAPASSIEVARSDPAVEDPPVKVASAEAGSYLEVASAGSNSSLEANVSAEHSDSQCGGIPHNLATQTPPFGSPPASGVGDPLESQTEPGQVQATPGSYADVQEPDLGQPELDQGGDTSHRHQDMDQEAQVEGQAVDSGGRETDPSVPSKEDIPTFDEWKKQVMEVEKEKTLSLHTSTSGSQPVKKVQKNFKNNYASVECGAKILSANTEAKSTSAILMENMDLYMLNPCSNKIWFVIELCEPIQVKQLDVANFELFSSTPKDFLVSISDRYPTNKWVKLGTFHARDERTVQSFPLDEQLYAKYVKMFIKYIKVELISHFGSEHFCPLSLIRVFGTSMVEEYEEIADSQYPSERLEYLEEDYDYPPGYLPSEDKGSKNLLGSATNAILNMVNNIAANVLGGKPEGGSQIEANASSQSQNETEGNKEVLLTPTPTTPPQVVETVDPDRPAPQDVQEIPSSPSTSPGPSLSEDIQIVTLVEDEEEEPPLSTVTLMEEEGDDEAGEQEEQWVRESQLYCPLPSSVPPLSPFSCVATLPELLRRWCNARLARERQNGLRKRRKGSPAETPEDTPLNIQVPVPDHTQDAPPSTDTDADTEPSLQSQNEEVPSTNQHHYTQPTDNPTLEPVIVLEPSQTSTLPTDSFSHTSLSKPTPTQEETPPASSLDDPAAALQGAPVQETQQASTLTPTPPPHPSASETASLDAPQPLLKEQPLPTASRPADIPPPTEHPVPQPDTHTEPHTARAGPDSGDLQGQGELGESSPQPTEHLRGDESVEDLLLSIPVNANGQLHRTATDFYAELQSAGEYVGGNGGLNIHSSSQKESVFMRLNNRIKALEMNMSLSSRYLEELSQRYRKQMEEMQRAFNKTIIKLQNTSRIAEEQDQRQTESIQMLQGQLENITKLMINLTVTVSQLQREVSDRQSYLVVSLFLCLCLGLLLCLQCCKTSTTHPITHTTANHYPSPKRCFSSYDDMSLKRRVACPLVRSKSFTFPTSEEETM from the exons GTACCCCTCAAGTCATGTGCTTTGTTCAGAGCATGGCTCGTCAGGTCCAGGTGTGTTTAGTGGGGGCAGTAGCCCCCCAGAGCGTCATCACGACCATGAGCAGAGCCTCGGGACTGAACGCAAG ATGGAGGAGGAGtcgaggacacacacacacacctcctacGACGTGGGTCTGGAGGCGGAGAAAGCTGCACTAGATGAGCCTAATACGCACAACACTGAACAG AATGTGAATCAACAGGAGCCGGTAGTGGCGGATGTCTGGTCCCCCCCAGAACGGCACTCAGATCCTGGAACGCCTGCTGctgagccacacacacacactgacacagacctGCAAACAAACCgtcgcacacacactcacacggaCTCAGAGCCCGACATCCAACCCCCACCCCTACAGGACCAGGGACCTCCACTGTCCTCCCCCCCACCATGGGTTGATgaaccggcggagggacaggccTCCACAGACCCCAGCCCAGCCCCCGCCCCCTGTGGTGAACCCCTGGCAGACCCCAGCCCAGCCCCTGCCCAGACCTCCAGTGAACCCCTGGCAACCCACAGCACAGCCCCTGCCCAGACCTCCAGTGAACCCCTGGCAACCCCCAGCCCAGCTCTGGCCGAAACCCCCCGTGAACCCTCGGCGGACCGCAGCCCAGCCCCGGCTACAGAAGCCCCCCAACAAACACCTACCTCTGAGCTCCCTGCTGCAGCCCCCGCCAG TTCAATAGAAGTTGCCAGATCTGATCCCGCAGTAGAGGATCCCCCTGTAAAGGTTGCCAGTGCTGAAGCCGGTTCCTATTTAGAGGTTGCCAGTGCTGGATCTAATTCCTCTCTAGAGGCCAATGTTTCTGCTGAGCACTCTGACTCTCAGTGCGGGGGGATTCCCCACAACCTGGCAACCCAAACCCCTCCCTTTGGCAGCCCACCTGCAAG CGGTGTTGGTGACCCCTTAGAAAGCCAGACAGAACCGGGTCAGGTCCAGGCTACTCCAGGCTCTTATGCTGACGTCCAGGAGCCGGACCTAGGTCAGCCGGAGTTGGACCAGGGAGGAGACACCTCCCACAGGCACCAAGACATGGACCAAGAAGCACAG GTGGAGGGTCAGGCAGTGGATTCCGGCGGTCGGGAGACAGACCCCTCAGTGCCCAGTAAAGAGGACATCCCGACCTTTGACGAGTGGAAGAAACAagtcatggaggtggaaaaagaGAAGA ctcTGTCGCTCCACACCTCCACCAGCGGCAGCCAACCTGTGAAGAAGGTGCAGAAAAACTTCAAAAACAACTACGCTTCCGTGGAGTGTGGAGCCAAGATACTGTCAGCTAACACAGAGGCCAAG AGTACCTCAGCCATCCTGATGGAGAACATGGACCTTTACATGCTGAACCCTTGTAGTAACAAGATCTG GTTTGTGATAGAGCTGTGTGAGCCTATTCAGGTGAAACAATTGGACGTCGCTAACTTTGAACTTTTCTCCTCAACACCTAAGGACTTCCTGGTCTCAATCAGTGACAG ATATCCCACCAACAAGTGGGTAAAGTTGGGAACGTTTCATGCCCGTGACGAGCGCACTGTCCAGAGCTTCCCATTGGACGAACAACTCTACGCCAAATACGTCAAG ATGTTCATCAAGTACATAAAG GTGGAGCTCATCTCCCACTTTGGATCAGAACACTTCTGTCCACTTAGCCTCATCAG GGTTTTTGGCACCAGTATGGTGGAGGAGTATGAGGAGATTGCAGATTCCCAGTACCCATCAGAGAGACTGGAGTACCTGGAGGAGGACTATG ATTATCCCCCAGGATACCTGCCCTCTGAAGACAAGGGGTCTAAAAACCTGCTGGGGTCTGCCACga ATGCTATTCTCAACATGGTCAACAACATAGCAGCCAACGTTCTGGGAGGCAAGCCCGAGGGAGGGTCACAAATAGAAG CTAACGCATCATCACAGTCCCAGAACGAGACCGAAGGCAACAAGGAGGTGCTGCTGACCCCAACCCCAACCACCCCTCCTCAAGT gGTGGAGACCGTGGACCCAGACCGCCCCGCTCCCCAGGATGTCCAAGAGATCCCCAGCTCCCCCTCGACCTCCCCCGGGCCGTCCCTCTCAGAGGATATCCAGATTGTGACTCTGGtggaagatgaggaagaggagcccCCGCTGTCCACTGTCACtctgatggaggaagagggggatgaTGAAGCGGGAGAGCAGGAGGAGCAGTGGGTGAGGGAGAGCCAGCTGTACTGCCCCCTgccctcctctgtccctcccctctcccccttctcctgCGTGGCCACCCTGCCGGAGCTGCTGCGGCGCTGGTGTAACGCCCGGCTCGCCCGGGAGAGACAGAATGGCCTCcgcaagaggaggaaaggctCCCCTGCTGAAACCCCCGAGGACACCCCCCTCAACATACAGGTCCCCGTCCCTGACCACACCCAGGACGCTCCCCCAAGCACGGACACAGACGCTGATACCGAGCCATCGCTCCAGTCCCAAAACGAGGAAGTACCCTCCACAAACCAGCACCATTACACCCAACCCACAGACAATCCTACCCTGGAACCCGTCATCGTGCTGGAGCCCAGCCAGACCTCCACCCTGCCCACAGACAGCTTCTCACACACCTCCCTGTCCAAGCCCACCCCCACCCAGGAGGAAACTCCTCCGGCCTCCAGCCTAGATGACCCCGCTGCAGCCCTGCAGGGCGCCCCCGTCCAGGAGACCCAGCAGGCAAGCACCCTTACCCCCACCCCTCCGCCTCACCCCTCGGCCTCCGAGACAGCCTCCCTGGACGCCCCTCAACCCCTCCTGAAGGAGCAGCCTCTGCCTACCGCCTCCAGACCAGCAGACATCCCCCCTCCCACCGAGCACCCGGTCCCCCAGCCGGACACCCACACTGAGCCACACACCGCCAGGGCTGGGCCAGACAGCGGAGACCTCCAGGGCCAGGGGGAGCTCGGCGAGTCCTCACCCCAGCCAACAGAGCACCTACGTGGGGACGAGTCCGTGGAGGACCTGCTTCTCAGCATCCCGGTGAACGCTAATGGACAGTTACACCGAACGGCAACAGACTTCTATGCTGAGCTGCAGAGTGCGGGGGAGTACGTGGGAGGGAACGGAGGGCTGAACATCCACAGCTCCAGTCAGAAGGAGAGTGTGTTCATGAGGTTGAACAACCGCATCAAAGCACTGGAGATGAACATGTCACTCAGTAGCAGATACCTGGAGGAACTCAGCcaaag gtatCGTAAGCAGATGGAGGAGATGCAGAGAGCTTTCAACAAAACCATCATCAAGCTACAGAACACGTCCCGCATCGCTGAGGAGCAG GaccagaggcagacagagtCCATCCAGATGTTGCAAGGCCAGCTGGAGAACATAACCAAGCTGATGATCAACCTCACCGTGACAGTCTCCCAGTTACAGAGAGAG GTCTCTGACCGACAGAGTTACCTGGTGGTATCATTgttcctgtgtctctgtctgggcCTGCTGCTCTGTCTGCAGTGCTGCAAGACCTCTACCACacaccccatcacacacaccacagccaACCACTATCCCAGCCCCAagag GTGCTTCTCCTCCTATGATGACATGAGTCTGAAGCGGAGGGTAGCGTGTCCTCTGGTACGCTCCAAGTCCTTCACGTTTCCTACGTCAGAAG AAGAAACGATGTAA
- the suco gene encoding SUN domain-containing ossification factor isoform X5 gives MKRLRVLVCLIAALLCWYPSSHVLCSEHGSSGPGVFSGGSSPPERHHDHEQSLGTERKMEEESRTHTHTSYDVGLEAEKAALDEPNTHNTEQNVNQQEPVVADVWSPPERHSDPGTPAAEPHTHTDTDLQTNRRTHTHTDSEPDIQPPPLQDQGPPLSSPPPWVDEPAEGQASTDPSPAPAPCGEPLADPSPAPAQTSSEPLATHSTAPAQTSSEPLATPSPALAETPREPSADRSPAPATEAPQQTPTSELPAAAPASSIEVARSDPAVEDPPVKVASAEAGSYLEVASAGSNSSLEANVSAEHSDSQCGGIPHNLATQTPPFGSPPASGVGDPLESQTEPGQVQATPGSYADVQEPDLGQPELDQGGDTSHRHQDMDQEAQVEGQAVDSGGRETDPSVPSKEDIPTFDEWKKQVMEVEKEKTLSLHTSTSGSQPVKKVQKNFKNNYASVECGAKILSANTEAKSTSAILMENMDLYMLNPCSNKIWFVIELCEPIQVKQLDVANFELFSSTPKDFLVSISDRYPTNKWVKLGTFHARDERTVQSFPLDEQLYAKYVKMFIKYIKVELISHFGSEHFCPLSLIRVFGTSMVEEYEEIADSQYPSERLEYLEEDYDYPPGYLPSEDKGSKNLLGSATNAILNMVNNIAANVLGGKPEGGSQIEANASSQSQNETEGNKEVLLTPTPTTPPQVVETVDPDRPAPQDVQEIPSSPSTSPGPSLSEDIQIVTLVEDEEEEPPLSTVTLMEEEGDDEAGEQEEQWVRESQLYCPLPSSVPPLSPFSCVATLPELLRRWCNARLARERQNGLRKRRKGSPAETPEDTPLNIQVPVPDHTQDAPPSTDTDADTEPSLQSQNEEVPSTNQHHYTQPTDNPTLEPVIVLEPSQTSTLPTDSFSHTSLSKPTPTQEETPPASSLDDPAAALQGAPVQETQQASTLTPTPPPHPSASETASLDAPQPLLKEQPLPTASRPADIPPPTEHPVPQPDTHTEPHTARAGPDSGDLQGQGELGESSPQPTEHLRGDESVEDLLLSIPVNANGQLHRTATDFYAELQSAGEYVGGNGGLNIHSSSQKESVFMRLNNRIKALEMNMSLSSRYLEELSQRYRKQMEEMQRAFNKTIIKLQNTSRIAEEQDQRQTESIQMLQGQLENITKLMINLTVTVSQLQREVSDRQSYLVVSLFLCLCLGLLLCLQCCKTSTTHPITHTTANHYPSPKRCFSSYDDMSLKRRVACPLVRSKSFTFPTSEVGPDDLYIVEPLRFSPEKKVQCPLLLLLLYGGPKQLSCLLVVPGGREGGVKLILDLQIPAVSMERVSLTTSLLKLRRNDVN, from the exons GTACCCCTCAAGTCATGTGCTTTGTTCAGAGCATGGCTCGTCAGGTCCAGGTGTGTTTAGTGGGGGCAGTAGCCCCCCAGAGCGTCATCACGACCATGAGCAGAGCCTCGGGACTGAACGCAAG ATGGAGGAGGAGtcgaggacacacacacacacctcctacGACGTGGGTCTGGAGGCGGAGAAAGCTGCACTAGATGAGCCTAATACGCACAACACTGAACAG AATGTGAATCAACAGGAGCCGGTAGTGGCGGATGTCTGGTCCCCCCCAGAACGGCACTCAGATCCTGGAACGCCTGCTGctgagccacacacacacactgacacagacctGCAAACAAACCgtcgcacacacactcacacggaCTCAGAGCCCGACATCCAACCCCCACCCCTACAGGACCAGGGACCTCCACTGTCCTCCCCCCCACCATGGGTTGATgaaccggcggagggacaggccTCCACAGACCCCAGCCCAGCCCCCGCCCCCTGTGGTGAACCCCTGGCAGACCCCAGCCCAGCCCCTGCCCAGACCTCCAGTGAACCCCTGGCAACCCACAGCACAGCCCCTGCCCAGACCTCCAGTGAACCCCTGGCAACCCCCAGCCCAGCTCTGGCCGAAACCCCCCGTGAACCCTCGGCGGACCGCAGCCCAGCCCCGGCTACAGAAGCCCCCCAACAAACACCTACCTCTGAGCTCCCTGCTGCAGCCCCCGCCAG TTCAATAGAAGTTGCCAGATCTGATCCCGCAGTAGAGGATCCCCCTGTAAAGGTTGCCAGTGCTGAAGCCGGTTCCTATTTAGAGGTTGCCAGTGCTGGATCTAATTCCTCTCTAGAGGCCAATGTTTCTGCTGAGCACTCTGACTCTCAGTGCGGGGGGATTCCCCACAACCTGGCAACCCAAACCCCTCCCTTTGGCAGCCCACCTGCAAG CGGTGTTGGTGACCCCTTAGAAAGCCAGACAGAACCGGGTCAGGTCCAGGCTACTCCAGGCTCTTATGCTGACGTCCAGGAGCCGGACCTAGGTCAGCCGGAGTTGGACCAGGGAGGAGACACCTCCCACAGGCACCAAGACATGGACCAAGAAGCACAG GTGGAGGGTCAGGCAGTGGATTCCGGCGGTCGGGAGACAGACCCCTCAGTGCCCAGTAAAGAGGACATCCCGACCTTTGACGAGTGGAAGAAACAagtcatggaggtggaaaaagaGAAGA ctcTGTCGCTCCACACCTCCACCAGCGGCAGCCAACCTGTGAAGAAGGTGCAGAAAAACTTCAAAAACAACTACGCTTCCGTGGAGTGTGGAGCCAAGATACTGTCAGCTAACACAGAGGCCAAG AGTACCTCAGCCATCCTGATGGAGAACATGGACCTTTACATGCTGAACCCTTGTAGTAACAAGATCTG GTTTGTGATAGAGCTGTGTGAGCCTATTCAGGTGAAACAATTGGACGTCGCTAACTTTGAACTTTTCTCCTCAACACCTAAGGACTTCCTGGTCTCAATCAGTGACAG ATATCCCACCAACAAGTGGGTAAAGTTGGGAACGTTTCATGCCCGTGACGAGCGCACTGTCCAGAGCTTCCCATTGGACGAACAACTCTACGCCAAATACGTCAAG ATGTTCATCAAGTACATAAAG GTGGAGCTCATCTCCCACTTTGGATCAGAACACTTCTGTCCACTTAGCCTCATCAG GGTTTTTGGCACCAGTATGGTGGAGGAGTATGAGGAGATTGCAGATTCCCAGTACCCATCAGAGAGACTGGAGTACCTGGAGGAGGACTATG ATTATCCCCCAGGATACCTGCCCTCTGAAGACAAGGGGTCTAAAAACCTGCTGGGGTCTGCCACga ATGCTATTCTCAACATGGTCAACAACATAGCAGCCAACGTTCTGGGAGGCAAGCCCGAGGGAGGGTCACAAATAGAAG CTAACGCATCATCACAGTCCCAGAACGAGACCGAAGGCAACAAGGAGGTGCTGCTGACCCCAACCCCAACCACCCCTCCTCAAGT gGTGGAGACCGTGGACCCAGACCGCCCCGCTCCCCAGGATGTCCAAGAGATCCCCAGCTCCCCCTCGACCTCCCCCGGGCCGTCCCTCTCAGAGGATATCCAGATTGTGACTCTGGtggaagatgaggaagaggagcccCCGCTGTCCACTGTCACtctgatggaggaagagggggatgaTGAAGCGGGAGAGCAGGAGGAGCAGTGGGTGAGGGAGAGCCAGCTGTACTGCCCCCTgccctcctctgtccctcccctctcccccttctcctgCGTGGCCACCCTGCCGGAGCTGCTGCGGCGCTGGTGTAACGCCCGGCTCGCCCGGGAGAGACAGAATGGCCTCcgcaagaggaggaaaggctCCCCTGCTGAAACCCCCGAGGACACCCCCCTCAACATACAGGTCCCCGTCCCTGACCACACCCAGGACGCTCCCCCAAGCACGGACACAGACGCTGATACCGAGCCATCGCTCCAGTCCCAAAACGAGGAAGTACCCTCCACAAACCAGCACCATTACACCCAACCCACAGACAATCCTACCCTGGAACCCGTCATCGTGCTGGAGCCCAGCCAGACCTCCACCCTGCCCACAGACAGCTTCTCACACACCTCCCTGTCCAAGCCCACCCCCACCCAGGAGGAAACTCCTCCGGCCTCCAGCCTAGATGACCCCGCTGCAGCCCTGCAGGGCGCCCCCGTCCAGGAGACCCAGCAGGCAAGCACCCTTACCCCCACCCCTCCGCCTCACCCCTCGGCCTCCGAGACAGCCTCCCTGGACGCCCCTCAACCCCTCCTGAAGGAGCAGCCTCTGCCTACCGCCTCCAGACCAGCAGACATCCCCCCTCCCACCGAGCACCCGGTCCCCCAGCCGGACACCCACACTGAGCCACACACCGCCAGGGCTGGGCCAGACAGCGGAGACCTCCAGGGCCAGGGGGAGCTCGGCGAGTCCTCACCCCAGCCAACAGAGCACCTACGTGGGGACGAGTCCGTGGAGGACCTGCTTCTCAGCATCCCGGTGAACGCTAATGGACAGTTACACCGAACGGCAACAGACTTCTATGCTGAGCTGCAGAGTGCGGGGGAGTACGTGGGAGGGAACGGAGGGCTGAACATCCACAGCTCCAGTCAGAAGGAGAGTGTGTTCATGAGGTTGAACAACCGCATCAAAGCACTGGAGATGAACATGTCACTCAGTAGCAGATACCTGGAGGAACTCAGCcaaag gtatCGTAAGCAGATGGAGGAGATGCAGAGAGCTTTCAACAAAACCATCATCAAGCTACAGAACACGTCCCGCATCGCTGAGGAGCAG GaccagaggcagacagagtCCATCCAGATGTTGCAAGGCCAGCTGGAGAACATAACCAAGCTGATGATCAACCTCACCGTGACAGTCTCCCAGTTACAGAGAGAG GTCTCTGACCGACAGAGTTACCTGGTGGTATCATTgttcctgtgtctctgtctgggcCTGCTGCTCTGTCTGCAGTGCTGCAAGACCTCTACCACacaccccatcacacacaccacagccaACCACTATCCCAGCCCCAagag GTGCTTCTCCTCCTATGATGACATGAGTCTGAAGCGGAGGGTAGCGTGTCCTCTGGTACGCTCCAAGTCCTTCACGTTTCCTACGTCAGAAG TAGGCCCCGATGACCTTTACATTGTTGAACCTTTAAGGTTctcgccagagaaaaaggtacagtgtcCCCTGCTACTGCTGTTGTTGTATGGTGGCCCCAAGCAGCTGTCTTGTTTACTTGTGGTTccaggtgggagggaggggggtgttAAGCTGATTCTAGATCTGCAGATACCAGCGGTTTCTATGGAACGTGTCAGTTTAACGACTTCTCTGCTGAAACTCAG AAGAAACGATGTAAACTGA